One genomic region from Candidatus Eremiobacteraceae bacterium encodes:
- a CDS encoding M55 family metallopeptidase — protein MPIASGDPSIYISVDMEGCADIVHWDEVRPSASDEYARSREIVTDEVNAVVAGAFDGGAEAVTVNDSHSTMRNLLTERLDQRATVVSGRLKPNFMLEGLTPEFSAAFFIAYHGAIGSAEAVMGHTYSPRVIFECRLNGAPIGELTINAALAGAWGVPVTLVSGDRVTLDEAAMTLPWARTVETKRSISYFAAECLSPSAVCAALRSAACSACKVDGAKPFSLPTPIVMEIDTYRTAQADHLELIPSIKRTAARTIRFESDDFREVYRALQAVIYLGAAATA, from the coding sequence GACGAGGTGCGTCCCTCCGCGAGCGATGAGTACGCGCGTTCGCGCGAGATCGTCACGGACGAGGTGAACGCGGTGGTGGCCGGCGCATTTGACGGCGGCGCCGAAGCGGTGACCGTCAACGACTCACATTCGACAATGCGAAACCTTCTCACGGAGCGGCTCGACCAACGCGCAACCGTGGTTTCCGGACGACTGAAGCCGAACTTCATGCTCGAGGGTCTGACGCCGGAGTTTTCCGCCGCGTTCTTCATCGCGTATCACGGAGCGATCGGCTCGGCCGAAGCGGTGATGGGGCACACATACAGCCCGCGAGTGATCTTCGAATGCAGGCTCAATGGCGCGCCGATCGGCGAGCTCACGATCAATGCCGCCTTGGCCGGAGCGTGGGGGGTTCCGGTCACTCTCGTCAGCGGCGATCGCGTGACGCTCGACGAAGCAGCGATGACGTTGCCTTGGGCACGCACAGTCGAGACAAAGCGCAGCATCTCATATTTCGCGGCCGAGTGCCTGTCGCCGTCGGCGGTCTGCGCGGCACTGCGGAGCGCGGCCTGCAGCGCTTGCAAGGTTGACGGGGCGAAGCCATTCTCGCTGCCGACGCCGATCGTCATGGAGATCGACACCTACCGGACAGCGCAGGCCGATCATCTCGAGCTCATACCGAGCATAAAGCGGACGGCAGCTCGCACGATCCGATTCGAATCGGACGATTTTCGCGAGGTGTATCGCGCGCTGCAAGCGGTCATCTATCTCGGCGCGGCGGCAACGGCGTGA
- a CDS encoding polysaccharide deacetylase family protein — MNLKRIAIVTAIIAVLVAAAWYISEAPYNQMFGATVTQVPVRQKVVALTFDDGPNPPYTDEIVAYLHAAHVAATFFVVGKAVAAHPAILRTELRDGDALGNHTWDHAHLVLLSRQHVERELDDCEAAIYQATGTRPTLFRPPFGARDFLVLRIAHEKGYRVIMWSVPLPADWTGPAPSVIAKRVLVHVKNGSIIVLHDGDRGRSGDRRSTVEATKLIVTALRAQGYKFLTVPQLLKLGYPNEPVPAGPTEKDGV, encoded by the coding sequence ATGAATCTAAAACGGATCGCGATCGTCACGGCGATCATCGCCGTGCTAGTGGCGGCTGCGTGGTATATATCGGAAGCACCGTACAATCAGATGTTCGGCGCGACCGTCACGCAAGTGCCGGTCCGTCAAAAAGTCGTCGCGCTCACTTTTGACGACGGGCCTAATCCGCCGTATACCGACGAGATCGTGGCCTATCTTCACGCGGCGCACGTCGCGGCGACGTTTTTTGTGGTCGGCAAGGCCGTTGCCGCACATCCGGCGATCTTGCGGACCGAGCTGCGCGACGGTGATGCGCTTGGCAATCACACGTGGGATCATGCCCATCTCGTGCTCTTATCGCGGCAGCACGTCGAGCGCGAGCTGGACGACTGCGAGGCCGCGATCTATCAAGCAACCGGCACGCGGCCGACGTTGTTCCGGCCGCCATTCGGCGCGCGTGATTTTCTCGTGCTGCGTATCGCGCACGAGAAGGGTTACCGTGTGATCATGTGGTCGGTGCCGCTGCCGGCCGACTGGACGGGCCCCGCCCCGTCGGTTATCGCGAAACGGGTGTTGGTGCATGTCAAGAACGGCAGCATCATCGTGCTGCACGACGGAGACCGGGGAAGATCGGGCGACCGCCGCAGCACGGTGGAGGCGACAAAGCTGATCGTGACGGCGTTGCGGGCGCAGGGTTACAAGTTCTTGACCGTGCCGCAGCTGTTGAAGCTCGGCTATCCGAATGAGCCGGTTCCGGCGGGACCG